The Panicum virgatum strain AP13 chromosome 6K, P.virgatum_v5, whole genome shotgun sequence nucleotide sequence AAGGAGCAGCCAACCAGCAGATGGGCGATGGGTTCATCAGATTCTTGGGCACAGAGAACACAGGAGTGGTCAGTATCCTGCAAACTATGTGGCTTCCTTCTCTCTGCCATCCAGCAGCGATCATGAAGGGCCAGCCAATTAAATGAAAATCTAGCATTTGCTGCCCGGTGCCCATGCTTTCTTCAACATCCTGGCTCCAGGCAGTTCATTTTCACCAGCAAAAGGAGCTCTGTAAGCAGAAGCTGTAGTAAAACGATGGTCAATGCGTACACTTCCAAGGAAACCTGACTTGAACCGCATGCTGGAGATCAAAGTTTCGAGTGGCCCGATCCCACACCATAAGAGAGTCAAGAAAAGACTTGGACAGTGAGTGCTCCCCTGATATCACGAACCCAATTGTCGTTGAGTAGACCTCGTGCCAGTCTTTGCCGTTCTGCTACCGACTGCATTGAACAAGCAGCATGGAgctttaatctaaaaaaaacagCATGGAGCTATAACTCCTGAATACAGTTCTGCAACAAACGATATGATCGGACCTAATTGGGTTCATATGGACCTCGTCTAGGCTTGGTCCATTAACCGAGCCAGGCCTTTATAAGTGGctcccatcaccgccggttcaaaatAGCCATCATCATTGGTTTTGGGGGCCGCTGGATTTAACTGGATAGTGATACTGGAGGATATCACTGCCCGTCCCAGAACTGGTAGTGGTGCctgttaaaaaaaaaagaaaaagagaaaaaatgcCGCTGCAGTTGCCCACCCACTGCACGTTGACCCCACTGCTCCCACCCACCTGCCGCACCGCTGTCGTGCGCCAGTCGCCGCGACTGCACCCGCTAGCCGTTGCTCCCATGTGcgaggaagaaaggaggaggaagaaaggaggggAGGGGTAGCtgaggaagaagggaggagaggggggagGCCCCGCGTGCTGGCTGCCAGGGTCCCGCAAGCCCGCCGCGCGCTGACCGACCGCGTCCCGAGGCCCTGCGTGCCCGCCGACCAGCCGCGGCTCGAGACCCTGCACGCCTACCACCACGGCCCTGCGCTGCTGCTCCCGTGCACGAGGAAGAAGGGTTGGGAGGTGgtctggaggtggaagaaggaaGGGACATGGAGGTTCTCCCGTGCGCTGCAGTCcgaatgagggagagaggatatagaggagggagggagatctGGGAGGCAAGTGGACGAGTGGGATGGGAAGAATGAaagatagaagaagaaaaaatgatgGACATAACCACCGATGATGTCCAACTGTCACCGCCGGCTCGGTTTGAACAGGTGGTGATGAGACGTTTGGAATGTGCCATTTTGTAATACTGCTAATACCTTATGATTCAGCCCCAAAATTGTCAACCCTAGACTAAAGATCCAACCTTTCGACCTTGTCACTCCTCCAAAACCAAGGCGACCACATGAATCATAGGCAAAGAACTCAACATTGGTAGGGGTTGGGTCCGCCTTCTGTCGCAACCTCGGCGCAGCTTCTATCTTGCACTACGTGAAAACCTCAAATAGATAACACAGCATTGGTAATGGGCGCTAGAAGCCCGTTACAGAGAAGAACATCTGTAACGGGCGCAAAACAACGCGCGTTACCAATAATCCCGGCAGGCCCGAGCCCGACCACGCCACCACAACGCCCGTTACTGTTAAGTCACAATGGTAATGGGCTTTCGATGTGCCCATTACTTGGCGTCAGCCCGAAACGGTCATTTTATAGGACCGTTATGAATAAAGTCACTATCCGTAACGGTCACTTAAAGTCCGTTACCCAAAACATCAATGGTTCTCATCTATGGTTCTCCTCCGACGATGAAGGAAACTAAGGAGGGGAGAGGCAATGAATGGGGAGGAGGGCTTGAGAAGAGGAGGTTCCATGACTATTGGTCTTTCTCCTTATCCACGCGGGTCTAGCATGGAAGGCTAGAGCACCTTTTAGGTTGGGTCTGTGCCCATTTGGATGTGTGATGGCATCCAAACCAAGTTCGTGAAGtagaaaatatatattttaggagTACAATGCTGTGAATGATACCGCCTTACAAGTTTCGGGACATGCCATAAATTTTACTCTTTGCTTTAGTCACCCTTTCTCATTTTAAAGTTTGAACCACTGTATTGCAGTACTCCATCCGTCTTAGAATGTATGGCATTGGAGGATTTAAAATTTATACTCAAATGTAAATCATCCTAGGTCCTTTGAACAAAAAAACTATGCTTATCTCCTTGGTTTTGGTgctaattttataaaaaaatcaatTAAAAGGCATGCTAATCTTTTTGGTTTTGGTGCGGACGagataaaaaattatattaatGAGGAGTACATGTGTCTTTTCTCTACCTCCGAATCTGTCTAAAACACCTAGGATGTCTTACATTTCAGGTCGGAGGGAGTAAGGTTCTTCGGGGGTTTCCTTTGAGAAGAAAAAAGGTTCTTCAGGGTTCAGGCAGCTCAAGGGCTACCGTAGTTTCCTTCAAAGATAAGTCAGCCCAATGCAAAGTCAAAGACTTGTTGCCAACTTTGTGTGTGTGCTGAATTTAATAGACATTCTGATTTGATAAGAGATGGTAAGTCAGCTCAAATACGAGTCGCCAGCACCAGCTTGTTCTACTGTAGTGACCAAGTCAGCCAAGCAACCTCTCTCCGtagtttatatatatatgttcgaTCGCATCCATGAATCCAACAAAATTAACAAAGCCTAAGGATGTACGCAACAAAGCCGCTCTCCCTCTTCAAGAGCCAACCGGAGGCGGCGTCCGGCCCCCCGCCGGAGGGCCGCAACTCCGGCTACCTCGTCGTCAAGGGCGCCGCCGATGAGGAGACTCGCTTCTGGGGCCTGTTCCCTGACAGGCGCGTGCGCGAGCTCCCGTTCCCGCAGAACTGCGTGCTCAAGGTGCGGTACACGGTAGGAACCAGCAAATCAAGAAGGACCTATGAAGAAGCCGTCGTGTTCGTGCCCGTCCCCGACCTGCCGCTCGCGTCCAACCGCTACTACGCCGTCATCGCCAAGGGCAGGCGCAAGGGGCTCGTCCGGGCGTGCTCCCGCGAGGAGGACATGGCGACGCGCTGCTTCTGCCGGTGCATCAGCGACGTGGAGCCGCGGCCGTTCGACCCGGCGGACATCTACCAGCAGATCGAGATcgtccagcggcggcgggggtggttCACGGCGAGGGCCGTCGCCCCCGACGCCTTCCCGTCCTCGATCCTCCGCCACAAGCACTGGGAGGTGTACACGTCCAAGAGCGTGAAGTTCGACCTCGCCGAGGCGCTGGGGCTCGACGCCGCGCTCCGGTCGCGCCAGCTTTCCGACCCCAGCATCGTCCTCGACGCGctcccggcgccggcgaccggcACGGCGGCCATCGGGAAATGGTactccccgttcttcctcgtcaaGGAAGCCGGTGTCGCGCCGCGCGAGCAGATGGAGCGCAGCGCGTTCTACGAGGTGACGCTGGAGCAGCGCTGGGAGGAGCCGGTGCGCCCCGACGGCGGCGTCTCGAAGCTTGCCAGCAAGAAGGCGCTCATCGGCGGGATCGCGGAAGCACAGCAGGAGGCGCCGAACTCGCGGCACGGCGACGCGTACGTGTGGttccaggcggcggcgacggggcaaCGGATCGGGGTGTGCACGACCATGTGGGAGAGGATGCGGTGGGAGGAGTACAGGGGCGGGTGggtggatgaggaggaggacgccacCGGGAAGGTGGCCGGCGGATCGGTGCTGGTGGAGAGGTTCGTCGTGAAGAGGCTGGATGGCAGCGTGGTTCTGGCCTTGGACTTTGTGcatctaaaaaaaatcagaggAAAGCAGACATGAATTGTGATACTGCTATACTGAATTACAGAATTTGCATATATTCAGGGTTAAGATATTCGTAGATTATTTTTAACATTGGTATTTGGTAATAAATTACAGATCCTTTTAATGGAATGAACTTCAGGTTTGCTATGTAGTTAGATGCCCAAAAGTGTTGTGCAGAAATTACATTTTCTCATGTGGTTATTTGGTTAATCATCTTCAAGATTCATGCTCTGGCCTGGATGGTCGTTTATAGTTTATACACGGGCGGTTTTTCAAATGTTCAGAGAAAACTTGACATTTTCAGGTGTTGAATGTGAAAATCCTGCGCCGGCCAGTGGCGTCGAGTAGCAGCTGTCGCTATGGTGAAAATCCTGATGATATGTTCTTTGTCAGGGTCGTCCCTAGCAACTGCTACCTCCGTCCCATCCCAGAGTATAGCTATTTTTAGTTTTCTTCCGGTCAAATCTCTTAACTTTGACCGTAGATGGTAAAAAACTATAAAGATTGACAACATAAACATGATATCAATTTATTCATAAAAAACTAACTATTACAAGATGTAATATTTTCTATTTAaacataattatttttaaagtattattggtcaaagatgaaaatATTTAACTTTGACAAGTAAAAAAGTTgttatattttgggacggaagTAGTAGTTTTTTGCATTGATTTATGGACAGGCAACTAAGTAACTGACGGCCATTTTTGCTCGATCATGTACAGGGGCTGGCTTCTGATTTCTGGAACTAGGCAGCTCCATTGCTATAAAACTGCCGTTTATGCACAAAGCATTTTTGCTGCTCAGTGTCaaagttcaaattcaaaatagTGGAAAAAGATGCATGTTAACCAAAGTGTGAAGCCTTCAAAGAAGGCTGGGTCAATAAGGGACTCTtggctcttttttttcttcaaaagttGCACTATGGTTCACCAAGCAGAGACCTGTAATCTGCACTATCCACCGGTCTCTTTGACTTCGTGCATCTCGACGAGACAGAGCAAATCGGTTGTGAATTTCACTCTGAAACT carries:
- the LOC120639178 gene encoding uncharacterized protein LOC120639178, whose amino-acid sequence is MYATKPLSLFKSQPEAASGPPPEGRNSGYLVVKGAADEETRFWGLFPDRRVRELPFPQNCVLKVRYTVGTSKSRRTYEEAVVFVPVPDLPLASNRYYAVIAKGRRKGLVRACSREEDMATRCFCRCISDVEPRPFDPADIYQQIEIVQRRRGWFTARAVAPDAFPSSILRHKHWEVYTSKSVKFDLAEALGLDAALRSRQLSDPSIVLDALPAPATGTAAIGKWYSPFFLVKEAGVAPREQMERSAFYEVTLEQRWEEPVRPDGGVSKLASKKALIGGIAEAQQEAPNSRHGDAYVWFQAAATGQRIGVCTTMWERMRWEEYRGGWVDEEEDATGKVAGGSVLVERFVVKRLDGSVVLALDFVHLKKIRGKQT